The genomic window tcagtttatgtgagctCTTTATTGACCGTCCAtttgaacctaacctaacattaTATGTAACAAAAATcgaaaaacaacaattttttagGAATTAAAAATGCATCGTCCGTAATTAttatatgaatatttttataaataagtcTGAAATAACTATTTTTGAAAACTCAAacatagtaaaaattaaaaaaaactaaatttcgaatgacttaaaaaatatttattggacaaaattattttgaaaGCTTCTTTTTCATACTTATTGAAATTTCTGTGATTTTTTCGAAACTCGAAAAGCAAATAATTATTATTTCCAGTGTTTGCTTCTAACACTTAACTTTTTGTATTACCAGCAGTTTAATATACTTTACAATTTGcaacattatttttttatttatattttttttttttttgccaatattttcgacaattttttttttcttttcaatatgaaacatgtacatatattagttCGAAAAAAAAAGGATGCTCTCAAAAACtcaatcaatttatttttttatcattttttttattgatttatttttgtttttcttacttttttaattttcatttcttTCACAGATCtataattttcaaaacaaaataaatttttttcaaaatatttttttctacctttaaatttttttggttttcattTTTAAATGATTTACTTCCCGTATCTATTATATTCTTTTACATTTTTCTAAAATGATATTTTCTTAGTCCTTtcttttaattacattttttttaagatttacAATTGTTTTGTTCTATCGGCCTGTTGATGAGTTCAATTCCGAGTCGAACCTTGAATCGTTTAAGATTTAGTATAAAGTATTATGAAAGCTTTTatgtttaaaaaaagttttctgttcaagttcaaaattttcaattttgttacgGGTTTTTCCAACTTAGCACTTGAAATTCACATTTCAAATTTATTGCTTGTTTTATTTATGCACAATAAATACTTTCTTAAATTAATCTTGTTCACACTCATCTCTGTCTTTCACTTTCAATTCGAGTTTCActttgaattaaatatatttgaccaccatatgtaaatatttatttaactcCGCCTCTCCAGTTGACTCACAACTGTTGGTTGTCACGTTCTAGCACGAAATGTTTTGAAACTGCCGGTGTACTCGTGTTTTTATCAACTGCTTACCGTTGCTTGCAAAGAAGTCCAACTGTgtgtagtgttgggaactatcgaatgaaaactatcgagttattcgatagttcaataattttcattcattcgatagtcatttgaaattcgttcattactatttcttcgaattactagttttaggtatgaatgattcgttcactactattttttcgagttactagttttaggtatgaatgattcgttcattactattttttcgaattactagttttatgcatgaatgattcgttcactactattttttcgagttactagttttatgtatgaatgattcgttcattactattttatcgaactactagtttttggtatgaatgattcgccattactatttcttcgaatcattcgttctatttaaatttttgctgtgcatatatcagagttaaaaagatattaaaataaatttagcatacgtcaactaaatcgacaaacgttttaagcgtggtaattgttaaatatttttaactgaggaagtgattttaacgatttaatttatgtagatatttataatgcggtctggattgaagagatcttctgtttgggagttttttaccaaaaatagcaatgaagttaaatgccatatatgcaaaaaaatttttaaattttctggcaacacatcaaatttaaatgaccatctacgccgtaagcatccgtcttcctcagaacataggaatctaacttcaggagaaatagcgccagtaatttcagaagaggaacgtagttccacttctctttcgtcaactactgcagggagtgcagcgcgcagttcgttaacagtacctaccgaagacatttccaatagtggatgtttgagaaggactgttcaaacaaaattatttgttaccagcacacgttctgagctctcagagcaagaaaaaaataatattgatgaatctcttttaaagatgattacaaaagacttgcagccgctttccatcgttgacaatgtaggatttgtagaatatacaaaaaagcttcagccattatattccttgccaaacagaaaagttttatcaaatacaatgctaccttttaaatacaatgaagtaagaaagaaactgcatgacttgctcaacattgtaacacatatttcagttacaactgatatgtggacttctgatagtcaaaaatcttttttgtcagttactagtcatttcgttcgggataacaaaatgatttctgcagttttatcaacaaaggaaatcttaggaaatcatacctcccaaaatatagctacagaattgaagttaatatttgatgagtcgtccgtttttgacaaaatagttactgtagtatgtgataacggggctaatattaaaaaggatataattgaaatgctacagaagcaccaccacccatgtgtagcgcatacattaaatttatgtgtaattgatgccatcaaagctgttccacaagttactgtgctcataaacaagtgtcgtgccatagtcacttactttaaccatagttctcaagcgacggaaaaattaaaaaatatgcaaaagcaaatgggcgttactgaactgaggttaaaacaagatgtccctacccggtggaattccacccttaaaatgatggagcgcatatgcttggtaaaagaaccactctctgccataataacttctttaccaaatgctcctgatttcctcaattcatcagaatgggaaacattgttggactacactaatcttttcaagcccgtagaggccatgacaaccgaattgtcaggagaaaattatctcacgatgtcactggtagtgcccctaatcagaggtcttcaatacgcagtacgaaatcgcaaaatgaaaactgtagagggagaaagtttgaagagcagattgttagaggtagtttggagacgattagggcagttggagtctgacaaaatgttcgctaaatcaacattcctagatccttggtttaaaaaaattgcgttcggtaacgaaattaatgcaaataatacaacaaaatggctagtggaagaagtaacttccctaatacggcaacaaaacacaagtgtttctaccaacaccccaagagaagtatcggtcgataaaagcgaagtatctctctgggaccttctcgatgaaaaagttgctgaagcaaaaacaatttgccaaaacgcgcccaatgtcaatgcaaatattcagttggagcaatatctaaggcaaaattttgttgaccgctcaaataatcccctagactattggaatcgtagccagccaacatttccggaactatatatgctttcgaaaaaatatttatgtatacccgcaacatcggttccgtcagaacgagttttctcgaaagcagggcaaataattaacgacaggagaaaccgacttaaaggagataaactagatatgataatatttttgaacagcaatttaaacattgaaggtatttttcatgtcaactcaatgtacatacttgtattatttactttacaatcaatttttttaggggtttaataacacaatcagttgccatctctgcggcgaaaatttaatatagaccctcatgcactatccgattttggctagaacaaccatagcgacttttagtatttaagtgtttgaaatatttgttttatgtttcttttataagtgaaatttaatgtgcaatttttatattaattaaacgtgacctgaattttgcaaaaaaaaaaaaaaaccagtagcttatgtataagttaaggcaatcaataatgcctctgaaacagatttgaataatacagataaaaatccattttaagtaaccttatatcctgttgttgttgttgttgttgtagaggcataaaatctccccacaggtttggggagaccaaaaaactctgtgggttgcgaaccaaggtcatttgcatatcattcatgcgctttgcataacatgtaacaaaggcatttaaattgaatattttcattatttacttgaagcacaatttacaccattttagtcatatttaacgtttttgttacgttccaatgtagcgtgatccagatacggatagaaatttaacatacaaatgcaacaacaaattgatccatatggttcacattgttgtcgcatttgcatgttaaatctctagccgAATCTGGATctcgtttcattggaacacgacgttttttgtcttatataggtttgttctttagctaccccgaggggtaactaaaacaatccagaaattgttcttttggcttctggcaagctaaagaacaaattaaatgaatgaatgaatgaatgaaaaaattcgttcgatagttaaaatcattcagtaactaactatcgatagttgaattcattcgatagttcccaacactaactGTGTggctgtgtgtgtatgtgtgtattaacATGTAAACATTAAGCTCTTGTAGCGTCTGCGTAGTGAGCAATGTTGCCAgattgtttaattaatttttttagtaggGCATTGAATTAATTAACTTAGCACTTTTTAGTGTTGTTGTTTAACCGTCCACTTACACTATGGAGCAAAAGTGAACACTTAAGAATCAATTTTGCAGGTTATGTCATGCACAAAACGTAGTGTTATAATATGATAGAAATCAACCAGGTTATTAGCATTGCCATTGTTTTTGgagcaaaaataaattaataaacaaaaacaacaacaaatacatttaACACAATTCGTCTTTAGGTAAGGATAGGGGTATAGTGTTCACTTTTGCACTCATTGAAATTTTTTGCACTTGAATAAATTAGGATCGTCGTTTAATACCGTTATTTGGTATTTTACTAAGATAAGGGGTTGACTTGGTATTTGCTATTCCAGCTATGATCAGTATGTCCTAGTTCGCTGTGAAAAGTGGAAATATTAACCTTTCTTTACAAAATGAAGCCGCGTAATACAAAATGATTGCAGAGTTAGAAAAGCGGCTTCAACTGGGCAAGTCTACACGGGAAGTTGCAAAACAACTTAAACTCTCTTAATCACAAGTGATGAaagtgaagaaatttaaaaatttggccaCTCAGTATTGCAAAAATGGCCGATCAAAGAAGATAAGGAGTAGCGAAGCGAAGCTTCAGGCACGTTCCTTAATGACCGggaaagcaaaaacaacaaaagaggCAGCGCAAAGTATTAATTGTGAAGCTAGTGTGTGGACTGTCCGGCGGCGCTTAAAGGAGTTAGTTGTTTTCCTGCAAAAAATGCCCAAGAAGCCTAAGCTTTCAGCAAAAAACCGATAAGCTCGGATAGCGTTTGCAGCACGTCATAAAAATTGGGCTATGAATGACTGGAGACGCATTCACCTGACCAGACAACgtttatatatattgtgacgaacattagcatcactaagctattagtaaataatcaaacaacaacaaaatcatgaAGCAGCCAggagcggaatttcccaaaattcgttacaatatgaatttaGCCGTTTCGCAATAAAGCATTATTTCGGTTCGGTAAGCTGCGGAACGATTTGATACGACGACGTCGATAAAGATGGTGTTTGGTGATTAATTTTTTAGTAGTATAGATTTTTCTTACATTGTACATATCCTCCAGTTACTCAAGACCTTCGCTTTCAGCCTCCCTTTTCCTCCTTCTGGTTAGGTGTATAAGTTGTTCTTTTGCACTCGTTCAAGCCGTATGACATCATTAGCAGCAGCGTGAAGTCAgttaaaaaaggaagtaaataCGTGAAGATTGTGGTCGACGATACGTGAAATTATGGAAAGAACGTTGACAAAACTGAGGATGTACAAACCCCATACCTTTAAATTACCAAGGATAAACTGCCAGCAATTAACCCTATCCAGTAGTGCCCAATATCAGGGACTGACAATCGATTTCAAACTCAACTGGAAAGTGTGCATCGAGGgacgggtacggaaggcctgcatcgcttTCTTCGCCTGCAAAGTGATGTTCGGTAACAGCCTACAAAAAGTTCAGGCCAGTGCAAACGTTGGTGAAGACCCCTTCTTAAACCAACTTCCGATCGACATTCATATattatatatgttgttgttgttgtaacgataaggttttgataagtgttatcgatattaaggtcctttgccggatatagattccgTACATTACGATAATAAGCACCATTAAAAtacaaacccgaccatctcgggaacgattaaataTGACCACATTTATATGTCATCCCTTCTCCCACCCCTTAAGGttcttgaaaggattgcgctactcAATCCCTTGAATCATTTAAATATTTTAGTGGCCTCTTAGGAACGAGATACCTGCCGCGGCAATACTCTAAGTTCCCTAAAATGTAACTGGAAGGGAGACTGTCGAGCATTTGTGTGTAAGTGCCCAGCTGTAGCTTCAATACGTCTAAGGTCCTCCGAAACCGCGCTTTTTGGAAAATCTAGGAAGATTATCAGAAAAAGGGATTTCAGATtttcttgattttataaaataaaattgggCTTGTTGTAGTACATCTTCAATGTAGCACCCAATAGGTACACACGAGTTTTacggcatcaaaacggcttttcatTAGCTAGCAGAGTGACCTAAGTCGGAGCCATAATACCTTCCTAAATACGCTCCCATTGCACGATTTTAGCGCTATGTCGAGGGGATAATCCCTCAGCCCTTTGTTAATTATCAACTGTATGAAGTGTGCTTTATCGAAGGACGAGGCACTCAATCTATCTCCTAACGCCATCATTAAAAACGAAAGCCATGTGCTACCAAGGTGAGTTACCCCACAATTCCGCTTTCATGCAGTGATGTCTTTTGTAAATGGCCTTAGTAAGTGATGTGTGCAAGCAATTTCAACCAAGCAAATATTGCCTACCCAACCTTGTTACGTGGGAGAGAAATATCAACTTCCATTACATCTAGAGGCTAACAAGAAAATGTTATACAGAAATCTGAGTCAGTTTGTCTTCAATTCTGGACTTTGACAAATAACTTGGTTAAGCGAACTTTCTTCCTCGCCATCCTAGCAGCTTTGTCGATGACAACTTGTTTTTGTACGCCTTGCCGTAACATTCGTGCCATTGTAAATTCATTGATTTTCTACAAAAAATCAGCAATCGAAGTCGGACGCAAGTTTAAGTTGCTTCATAACTACAGCGCCTTCCAAGAGGTGGTTGCCGCAATCAAGGATGCTGTGGATGGGATGCAGTCCAGTGCtactacgtttttttttttaattaggttaggttgaactgggcggtccatgaggacctcacatagactgaataagtccgtagtgtttgCTACTACGTTTAGAGAATTCAACATCTTCTCCGATAGCCAAACGGTTATTAAAGATCTTAGTTCAACTAGGCTGCGATCGAGAGTGGTATGGGAATGTCTGAGCACGCTTGCCACCGCGTCGAATAATAATTAGCATCATCCGGTTCCCGAGACATATCGCTATATGTACTTGGCAACTGTCACTCGGATTCCCTTGCGACCTTAATAAACGTTGGGCGAACACTACCTCGTGCGTGCTAGCGAGATCCTTTTGGCCGGAGGTGGTTGACAAACTGAAATCATTAGGTTTACCAAGACTCGCCTATCAATGGTGATTGCGGATTTGACGGGTCACGTCTCAACATGTTGGAAAACTCCTCTTGCTGCAAGTGCATGGGGGATGGTGAGGTGGAATCATCGTGAAACTTCATGCTTGACTattcagcttttgccagaactaggcgaaagtattcgGCTCGGTTATATCCAATTCGGAATCTATGTCAGCCATTTTTCACTGAACTCGTTCACCTCGGTTTTGTTACGAGAGTTGCCTACTCCTCACAATGGCTGTTTACATTTAAGATAACCTGGGTTTCAGCAAAGATCGTTATATTGTTTCCTGATACGTTTCTGTCTCAGTCAAGCTATGTTTACTATATCATAGACCTCCGCTTCGTTCGTATTGCATGATTGATTTAACATAGAAGATattcaaaatacatatatacattttccaATAGGACCTTTCTGTTCCGAAGGAAAATCGAATCATATGTTGTATCATAAAATGTgtaaattaattatatttaatacaAGTTACAGCGTAGTCCATGTTGTTGGGTGTGCTCGTCTGtggttatttatgtatatttatatatgtacgtactaCTAAATCAAACCTAAATTGTTATATAACTATCTTGTACGCACAGCTGTCTATGGATGTACGCACTGACAATGACATTCAGGTGTATATACTCGTATGTGAATAAATGAAACCGGCACACATACATCTATGCCCTTCAACAGTATTAATAAAACACACGCAGATACATACTACATATTTGTTACATAGCATAGCTGCGCAGTGATGCTGAAGGAAGGCAAAGAATTTCATTCATACTCAGATTTACTTttcattttttcaatattttcattattacaatcaccctgcaaaaattgttggattacgtgttccattttcttcttgTTGGAGTACTCttacaatactcctttgcaatgcgtttgcggaccaccatcagccgatcattgctcgttttttaacgacagtgatcacgacacgatgacgatcgaataGAGTtgccaaaggtaaaatattgcataaaaataactgataataaaattttactttggcaactctgataaaatgcaacagcgcactggttgtatgtatacatactatagtatagagaaatattagttccTTTATTCATGCAAAtggtaaatataaaatataaaagttgtattgcccctcttcatttactttaattttaaattaaatttactccgataattctttccgacaacacaattcctctttagtactttggcatatgatcctctgtgggtgctccatggagtactacagtgaaagtactttggaatgtactctcacgtatgtattctatggaatactcacaaacaaagcgagagtgggatcacctactcctctcctaggacatcgcaatgttaattggagcacattttttgtatgaatacagattagatttggagcagtcctatactcccaaagaagtattccttacattatttatagagtactcgcgttttttgaagggcagTCGTTTACTGACGCGTTTACCACCAACACTTATGCACATACGAGTTTactaaattacatacatatgtacatacatacatatattgccaCACCAATGCAATAGGGCACATATGATAAACATCACTTACTTTTTTAAACTTTGATACCTAACAAATGTCACACAGATTGTGGTGgagcttttttgttgttgcattctTCTTTTAAAAAAGCATTTGATTTCTGAATGAAAAGCTTTGTACAAGAGTGGCAAGTACACTAAGGATTCCATGTGGTAGGACATTTTACTATATTAGCTACTTAGATTAACTGGTTATTGAAAAAGTATGGTAAGCTAAAAATATATTTCTCAATTTTTGATGCATGTGCCTAGTTTTGTATTGCCATAACTCTAGCTGAAAGTGTTAAACAACTTATTCTGAACTTTTATTGACGGCTGAGTTGGAATCATGCTGAtaatgacactccccgaaggccttggggagtgctatcgatgtttatggtactttgccggatacagatccggtacgttctagTAACAAACACTAGTAAGGCAccaggccgaccatctcgggaacgatatagtatgaccacatgaaaccttcaaagccataccgccctctcacccactagatccatgagaaacttgaggtcgccagagcctcggctgttgaaGTAAAAGGACTCGCcccgagtaggtgaggttgacaatggggttggagaagttatattttgcgctggcaacacattgaatcaatttggtattttagccgcctccaCATCattgacattagttctctttcaaaaGCGATTAATGTCTGAAGTTTTTATGGACACCATCACCGAACTTTGAAATAAGAGCCGCACAAATTTAAATTCCAAATATTAGTCGTCTATTTTttagaagtaaaaaaaatttgctatttaCATTATGATACGATTTTAAGATACCTATTTTCCGTTTTAATTTCCAAAGTTTAAAAACAAGCACCGCAGGCGAAATCGCGcgatttttaattccaaattttctatttagGTTATGGTACGATAATAAAATATTCGATTTGGGTGCTTTAACGAAGATGagaattaaaattaaagctaaatagCCAAAGcgggtttttgatagggtttgccAGTTTAGTTTCGTTTTAGTTAACGGACACAttctgtctatgtgaggtcctcatggacccaGGGCCCGaataaccctcaacggggccctaggcaaccatcaatttggcggcccttttttcacgtccgttcccttcttttgtcgattgaaaaatacaaacttatatctttcataaatattttattgtcacaatgtaataaaatcaataatgttactatctacattttaaacatgtcgttttctacatttgttttcggcaaagtCATCGTTATATattcaatatcgattttgttcaataaatctgactcaatgcaaagtatacctaacatctcgagtcgcgttgtagctctttcagcaacTTTGAtcctttttaattgcgagaaggatcgttcggcagaacaatttgtgatcattaatgtaaaaaaaattcgaatagcTATATCTgtgctaggaaatacatcggctaattcatcttccattagaattttatacaaatgactatgagttttttgtgcatcagtgtatctgagttcacgtaactttggaattgtttcatttcagaGAGTAAAAACGAACTaggttatttatagcttcgtggaggtctccatcacttagagaaaagttggtgagaaatgcaaatctctctgaaacttccatataaactctcgcacgtcgtttgatttcactgtgaagcttGTCGCTGATTTCGAGGGAacattttgtcctaaaatcatcgcgaggcgaaaattctacttctggaggtCTGGAGCATTTCCGCCATTAGATCGGTTTTTTCTACGACGGGTacattttacgatttctgtataacctacaccaggtaataattgttttgttttttcctcgaaatcattgaacatttcacggaatgaaactaaactctcttctaacaatccgtacaaaaaaccacacgtttgcaaatctgctttttcactttgcaatgacttactcactgaacgcatagcagtcaaaatagagttccataaaatcaacatgaaaccaaattcgaatttttgcattttattagcgatacacgtcgcctcataacgagtatcagtattttgtgattcatcgtcagcaatgatttctagagcctctaatatgatttcaaatgaatcgtaaactgcattcgtcgcattcgaatgtgcttcccagcgtgtagttgacaatgtcttcaaagttttctcattgtttattttattttttaatacgccctaacgataggtggaagcggaaaaaattatataatgtctgcataatggcgaaaaaatctaCTGCCTGAAAACAGCAGttcacagcatgctctccaaccaaattaagggTGTACGCGAaacagggaacatagatcgcattctcattcaaactcaatattcttgcttgcacacctttatacttcccggacaagtttaatgcattgtcatattATTctcctctacaattttgaatatctaaaccacagttttcagtaagaaacttttaagtttgattcgctagactttcaccagtatgaccttccaactgaagaaaagttataaaccttttttattgtTCAATATACTCTCATTTCACTTCGATACACCTCTTTGCACGCttatacaatttgtcaaatgagtcggaaatgtcctttttaggaaccttgtctagtttgtcggtcgtcgccCTTTGAAttcggtcaattgagttttatttatttgagtaaaatttattttcagttctgattacatttttctttcactctctagaattttatgtttgtaagaaaattttagaagtctttttcatttttcgggggccccaggtaactgcctattctgcctagctgttaatccggccctgcatggaccggccagttctacctaacctaacctagccaaagtggcaaggttaaactgaCCTAACTTTCATCTGTAGTTTATACTTGCACTGAAAAATTGGCactaaaattaagttaaatttttatactcagttgagcagagctcacagagtatattaagtttgattggataacggttggttgtacatatataaaggaatcgagatagatatagacttccatatatcaaaataatcaggatcgaaaaaaaatttgattgagccatgtccgtccgtccgtccgtccgtccgtccgtccgtccgtccgtccgtccgtccgtccgtccgttaacacgataacttgagtaaattttgagatatcttgatgaaatttggtatgtaggttcctgagcactcatctcagatcgctatttaaaatgaacgatatcggactataaccacgcccactttttcgatatcgaaaatttcgaaaaacggaaaaagtgcgataattcattacaaaagaccgataaagcgacgaaacttggtagatgagttgagcttatgacgcaaaatagaaagttagtaaaattttggacaatgggcgtggcaccgcccacttttaaaa from Eurosta solidaginis isolate ZX-2024a chromosome 3, ASM4086904v1, whole genome shotgun sequence includes these protein-coding regions:
- the LOC137247030 gene encoding E3 SUMO-protein ligase ZBED1-like; this translates as MRSGLKRSSVWEFFTKNSNEVKCHICKKIFKFSGNTSNLNDHLRRKHPSSSEHRNLTSGEIAPVISEEERSSTSLSSTTAGSAARSSLTVPTEDISNSGCLRRTVQTKLFVTSTRSELSEQEKNNIDESLLKMITKDLQPLSIVDNVGFVEYTKKLQPLYSLPNRKVLSNTMLPFKYNEVRKKLHDLLNIVTHISVTTDMWTSDSQKSFLSVTSHFVRDNKMISAVLSTKEILGNHTSQNIATELKLIFDESSVFDKIVTVVCDNGANIKKDIIEMLQKHHHPCVAHTLNLCVIDAIKAVPQVTVLINKCRAIVTYFNHSSQATEKLKNMQKQMGVTELRLKQDVPTRWNSTLKMMERICLVKEPLSAIITSLPNAPDFLNSSEWETLLDYTNLFKPVEAMTTELSGENYLTMSLVVPLIRGLQYAVRNRKMKTVEGESLKSRLLEVVWRRLGQLESDKMFAKSTFLDPWFKKIAFGNEINANNTTKWLVEEVTSLIRQQNTSVSTNTPREVSVDKSEVSLWDLLDEKVAEAKTICQNAPNVNANIQLEQYLRQNFVDRSNNPLDYWNRSQPTFPELYMLSKKYLCIPATSVPSERVFSKAGQIINDRRNRLKGDKLDMIIFLNSNLNIEGV